GTTCCTTCAATTGGGACGGTATTTAGGGACAGCTGATCCTTGGAAGGGGCATACTCAAAGTTTAACTAAGGTGAGATGGATGAATGGGCCTAAATAGCATAAATCcacactaaattttaaattaaggtgtaaaaatattattaaattttaacttataattaaaaatttactaaattttaatttaatatataattttatatctatCAGTAGTAACTGATGTTAAAAGAGGTTAACGAAATacttatgttttataatttaatgtaaaattcaataatttttttatattttaatatttaataactatttgTATTGTTTAATCATTTCtgttatttgaatgataaataataatagttataaaattatatattaaattaaaatttaatatccttttagttataaattaaaatttaataattttttgtgtatcTTAATAGTGGGACATGACCCATCTACCGACTCCATTACTGCATATATGAGATTAAGTTCAGAGTTACCTTTAAAAAAAAGGGCACTGCACTTAGTCCAACCCTAATCCCACGGCTGCACAGTTGGGTCTACTTGGCACTAAAATTATTTGGACTTggatatttgaataaaatattcaaaattggaCTTATATAGGTAGGGTTACCCTGTGAATTACGCTGGCAGATATGGGGAAGCTTTATAAATTCATACTTCTCTATGGTATCTCTGCATTAGTTAGAAGAAGTCGCATAGCACAATGGGTTGCAGCTTGTCGTGCGTCTCCTCCTCGCCGACGTCTACCTTCAACACCACTCGAGTGGTGCACCTGAACGGATTCATAGAAGAGTTCGATTACCCCGTCTCCGCCGGCGAAGTCACCGGGAAGCCGACGCGCCACTTCCTCTGCACCAGGGCCCAGCTCATCGTCTCCGGCGCCGGCGCCTTCAAGCCCCTGCACTCCAGCACCCAGCTCCAGCGCGGCCAAGTTTACTTCTTGCTGCCCTACTCCACCATCCAGGGAGACGTTTCTCCGGTGGACTTGGCCTCCGTAGCCAGGAAGCTCACCCGGGTTGCAGAATCTGGGCGCTCCCAAGCCAAGTCATCATTCTCAGCTGGGTCCAGCCCGGTTTGGATTTCGCCGGCCGGAAGTCCGAACCGGTTTTCCTGCTCGCCCCAGGAGATAACAAAGGCGGCGCCGGAGACTCTGCAGAGGTCATCGAAGAAGGGGCGGTCATGGAAGCCGATTCTGGACACTATCAGAGAAAAGTCGTTTAATCGGAGAAGCGAATCGGATGTACAAGAAAGTACCCAATAGTTTTTGATTAACTAACTGTCAAATCATAGATTACTAATTCTTGAATGTTTAATGATGAGATTTGTGGATCAAAGAGGAACAACAATGGGGGCTGGGGGGACCCGGTTTTGAACCGGCGAGCATTGCCATCCGGTCTGGGGTGTGTGAGAGACGGTGAAGTGTTTGGGCAGCCATATCTCTGCTCTGCCATTTCTGGCTCTCAACAgctccctctctttctcctctACTTCGGTCTTTGCTTCCCTTGCTTTCTCCCAGCATTTGCTCAGGATGTTCTCGCTCACCTCGCCCCACACCATCGTCGAATCGAGTTCCGACACCCCCTGCACCATGCAAATTTGGGTTACAATTAATtgttatgcatatatatatgattgatatatatatctgtatatatattacCTCTGGATCCTTTACGATTGGAGTTCGGAGCCGTGAAAGCACATCCCTGGCATCATATATGACCGTTGATTTGCCGTTCCCGGCATCCTTAACGGTTACAGTTCTGCAAATCCAGATTTGAAAAACTTATCTTGAAATCAGAGAATAGAATTACACGACAAAACAGAGAATCATCAGGCAATGGTTCAAATgaaaagatatctaaaaatggAAATATATAAACCTGTCCCAATGGCCAGTGATGTCGTAAATAGGCTTCCTCGACGATGAGATGAATACTGTGCCTTTAACGGATCGATTACTAGGTTTGAGGCCAAGAAACGAAGAGCCCCCAAAACAAATCATGGCTTCAAGCCCAGTCTGTCGGCAGCGAATCGTGACATTGCCGACCCAGTGAACGCCAGGCACCGGAAGGAATCTTATCACAAGGTTCGGGTGCCCAATCTCGTAAATTTCACCCTTGTTCAGTAGTTTCAGCTGCCTTTCTCCGTGAACTCTGGTTTCCACTGAAGTTCCTGCAGCCATGGAAACGGAGCAAAATCAAAGATGTTTTTCCGGGAAAGTGAGAAAAAGGGAAGTGGGAACATGGTCAAATACCATTGTATTTTGGGGCAAGATGATGGCACCAGATCATCTCGATGCCATTCTGCTCGTCGGTGGCGTGAAGTGCAGAGACTGGTGGGTGATGAGAAACCTGTTCACGGCCAGAAGGTTTTCTAGAGTTCCATAATCAAATGCCTAAAAtattatgattacaacaattttaTATACAAATGCAATTCATTTGATTCGATCAAATTATTCACGACCAACCGAATTAACTTAAATGCTCGTCCTACAATGATGATCCTGGCCAATCTGAGTTTGGTTTTAATGAGTTCGTTCGTAAAAGGGTACTCTTTCTGCACATGGGTGCCGGTTAGAATTCAGACTTATTCCTTTACTTCACTTCGAAGACGAACTTGGAGGAGGACGAGggggaaggagaagagaggaacaAGAATAAGAGAAACCTGCTCGAGGAGGACATTGAGAGTGCCCCTGGAGACGTGATGGGTCTCTCCGAGAACGGGATTGTAAGGGGCGACGCCGAACATCAGAGGGCGAAGGGTGGAGATGTTCCAGGCCACCACCGATAGAAACCGGTCGACGGAGCTCTGGCCGTTGGCGCACGCGCCCAGCAGGTCTTTGCCGACGCAGTAAACCGGCTCGCCGTAGCACTGGAGCATTGACTTGGGGATGTTGAAGACGGGCGGCACCTGCACTTAATTATTACAGTAATTAATTCATCCGTACAAACACAGCCCTCGTAATGCATAATACCGGTGAATTGCGAGTTTTATTATTGCTGTGTAGAAGTAGAAGGatcaaaaaaaaatctttccttgacgtaattaaaaatatgagtaTTGGGGGTCGGATAATGACAATTATctcaatattataataaattaataattatattttaatttttatcagtataattattaaattttattttttgtttatttttttaatttttaacctaatatatattaatataaattaaaaaattacttaatattaaaattaatataaatctgacaattaagtgattttgatatttatatttatgtatactgtattaatttttactaatgaaatttgatgaaaaattacaagaaatatagaattataacaaaaattaaaatttagtaattgtAATGACAAAAACTAAAGtataatgattaatttattatgaaatataaaatttaaaaataataatgtaatttatccattaATTATACATTTGCTTGCTATTAAATTtggtcaaatttatattttttactctgtatttttatttttttttttataacca
The sequence above is a segment of the Diospyros lotus cultivar Yz01 chromosome 7, ASM1463336v1, whole genome shotgun sequence genome. Coding sequences within it:
- the LOC127806804 gene encoding oxysterol-binding protein-related protein 4C, encoding MCQHTMVQEGKMNSNGREGKARRVAVVTSPLKLEGDSSDGDDYRVPNLLHRVLSLLKNVHPGTDLIRFQVPPVFNIPKSMLQCYGEPVYCVGKDLLGACANGQSSVDRFLSVVAWNISTLRPLMFGVAPYNPVLGETHHVSRGTLNVLLEQVSHHPPVSALHATDEQNGIEMIWCHHLAPKYNGTSVETRVHGERQLKLLNKGEIYEIGHPNLVIRFLPVPGVHWVGNVTIRCRQTGLEAMICFGGSSFLGLKPSNRSVKGTVFISSSRKPIYDITGHWDRTVTVKDAGNGKSTVIYDARDVLSRLRTPIVKDPEGVSELDSTMVWGEVSENILSKCWEKAREAKTEVEEKERELLRARNGRAEIWLPKHFTVSHTPQTGWQCSPVQNRVPPAPIVVPL